The sequence GCCGTTTTAGCCATGGAAAATCAATCGTATGGGGCTTTAGCTGGCACCTGTTTATCTTTCTGGGAGGTCACTATCTCCCAGTGCATTTAGTACTGTTTATATGGTGCTCCCTACAATGTTTCAGTTGTACTTTAGAAACATAATTGGGTTAGAAAGGTTGCCAACAAAGAACCCCATTAGTGCCAAACAACTATGGCAATTAACAGCCACATTATTGCTATAGGAGCTGTTGTTGTTTTTAGTAGGCTGCTGTGAGCTGCAGGTAAACTCTCCCCTGAAATTATATGATGGGGGTGGGATTGAGATATATGCTTCTTGGAGGGGAACATtataatttctatttttttttatgcaCATGAAACAAAAAACTCAGTGAAACTGAACCAGTATAACAGACCAGACCAGCAAACAGCTAGAATGCCTTAGGCCCTTAGTCACTTAACCTTACAGTCCTGAGGCTGTAGTcttgattttcagagatactAAGCACTCACAACTTTCTTTCCACTGCACTTGTGGCTAGTGAGCACCCATGAAAATCAGGCCGTAATTGACTTTGCAGTAGGAATCAGTCATGGATTAGAAGTGCAGGGACCCATAAGATACCGGGGCGTATCTTGCGAGGAGTATTCTGGCACAAAGCACTGTATTTTACAAGAGGATTTCCCTTTCTATTATATTGGTCTTTGTGAAACAAGCTTTGAGCTTTCTGTTTAGTATGCATGACAAAAGCACTAATTGACAATGAGGCTAACATGGCAGGCAGCTCTCATGTTTGATCTATACACCAAATTGTACCGATTTAGCTGGACTCATGACACTTCATATACAAGTGCTTGGGTATGAAGAATGTAATAGGACTCTTGGCTTCTAGTCCTCAGATTGCTGCTAAATCTGAGGCAAGACATTCAGAGCCTCATCCAAAGCCTGTTGAGGTCAGTGGGTGTAAATTAAGAgtcattccactgaaatcagtgaaattACAGTGGGGAGAAGGAAATTACCCCCCTAACTGTTCTATGGCTCACTACATCTATTTTCCTTTGTCGCCTTCTTTTCCCCCACATTGATAAACTGGTTGTAATGATGCTTCTCCAGATTGAGTACCGTAATTTTATTATCTCACTTCATTTAtcataatggggccctgatctcagctatGGCTCtaagcactgcagtaccacaaataataaataatagtaataatcatAATAGGAGTCAATCACCCAAGGAGAGCTAGATGTAGTTAGAAGAAAGGGTAGATTGCAAAGAATTTTTGGAAATGTATAGCTCCCTGCCCCCTAACAGATATGTCATTTGTGGAGTGGGGGCCGATAATAGGTATTCAGGTGTGTTAACAATACATGTAAATAAATAGAAGAAATTTGacaataaaatacaaatatatttgttttattttaaactggTAGGGTTTCAGATTTTGGGGAGAACAGTTGATGATTTTCGGCTGCTGTCCCCTGTGATGCTAGTCCTTTGAGAAAATGAGGATTGCCTTAGAGATTCTACAGAATTCTGGCCTTCAGTGTCTGGTAAAATAGTCAATGATTTTCTATTGTTCCCCTCCATGATACTAGTCCTTCGAGAAGATGAGGTTTGCCATAGAGGTTCTACAGAATTCTGGCCTTCAGTGTCCAGTAAAACAGTTGACGATTTTCGGCTGCTCTCCCTGGTGATGCTAGTCCTTCTAGAAGATGAGGCTTCCCAAAGAGGTTCTACAGAATCCTGGGCTTCCGTGTCTGGTAAAACTGTTGGTGATTTTCTGTTGCTCTCACTGGTGATGCTAGCCCTTCGAGAAGACAAGGATTGCCTAGAAGATTCTATAGAATTCTGTCCCTCAGTGTCCAGTAAAACAGCAGATAACTTTCTCTGGCTATCAATGGGAATGATAGACTTTCTAGAAAATGACATTTGTCTTAAGGCTTCAACAGAATCCAGACCTTGCAAATCCTCTCCACTTTGTGGTATATCATCAGGGAATTTTAGAGGAACTATTTCAGTTATTTCTGGCAGAGAAGAGATGTTTTGTTCAGTGGGTTTCTCAATTAATTTTACCTTGCCAGTGATCATTTTTGGTTTAGAATGAGCGGTTTTTTTGTCACCACTCTTTGAACTAAGCTTTTGGGGTTTAGTGGGTCTTTTTGCATTTACCTGCTGATATACTTCAGCCCAATCAATCTGTGATGATAACCTTATGCCGCtgccttttaattttttaaagccAAACATTATCTCAAGGAGTACCTTTGTTACAGGAACTGAAATAAACCCAAGTTTCTCTGACAATGACTTTTCGTAGTTATACTTGTACAATACATGTTTGGCTGCATTTTCAACAAGAAAGTCAACAATCTCCTCTTGTCTTCTGTAAAGCTTGCCTTTCAAGTGTCCACCTGATAgatctgtttttaaaatctgTCCGTAAAACTGATGTCTTGAAAGAAAACGACCAGTAGACTATCCATAATTTCAGTAAGCAAAACAGGAAAAAAGGTTAGTCATTACAAAGTCtatttaatagcaacattttaaatgtaaaatttaGTAAGTTAACAGTGTTTTAAACCTATGGGGCCCAACTCTGCAGCCACTCACTAGTATATCTCCATGGATTTCCATGGAGCTAGTCTTGATTTATACCAATTtgagagcagaatcaagccctttgggccaagttctgctctcTGTTAGGTGTAAATTGAAATGAATAGTTAGTCTGGATTTCCACCAGCCTAACTGCAAATAGCATTTGTTCTATCAGCTGTGTATATTTTGCAGCAGATCCAATGTGAAGGGAATCATCCAAATTTTGGTTTTGATTGctgtatgtatttgatttcctTTTTGCTATTTGAAGGTGGGGGAATGCAacatattgggccagatttttaaaggtatttaggcccctaaagatgcagatgggcACCTGGTGGGATTTGCACAAGTGAGACACCtacctcccactgatttcaatgggagtgaggacacctttaaaaatctggctcatTTGTGATCTGCATGAGTGTGATATGCTACATACCTTCTTAGGACACTTTCCTTTACATATTTACATTAGAAAATTACTAAGAATTTGTTTTCAGACGTTGTCATTTCATCTGCTGCTGTGAAGTAGTTTTGCTGCGATGAGCCTGTCATTTGGATTCAAGATGAAACCATCACTCCTACCATTTAGTCAAAGTGTTCATATGTTTGGTCCCATTATTTTACTCTTTGTCAGGGATtcccctccttctcccttccccctcccaatcCCTTTTGACTTTACAAACCCTTTTATATTTTCTAATTCTTGTAAGAATGTGGCATAAAAGCCATTTGTGGTAGGGACAGACAAACTTATTTGACCTATTTTCAAAAATCATGGACTCCAAGTTCGTCTCTGACTCAAATGTTAATGGGTTTGCATTGTATGTAGGAGAGActatgaggaagaggagggggaatggagtaaaATCAACTGTAAATGAACATTAATTAACTTAAAATATAGAAAGGTTTGGACATTTTGACTTAAGGGTGGTGTATGAATATTAATTCTAATTAATAGCTAAATCTTGGTCCAGTTGGACTTTAAAAACACTGATGTTTGAAGTGCTTACCACATGTACATTTCTCCTTTTTGTGCACATACATTTTAGCCTTAATAGGCTTAATGTAAGTATTTATGGATTCACAGTAAAATAAGTTTTGAATTTGGCTGGTGGAGATCTGCCTGGGGCAAATTAGAAGACCATTATTCATCAGAAAAggccaatttgtcaaaactgaaacttataataataataaagataaCTTTCCATGGGAACATATCagtttcaacaaaacttttgCTGGGAAAGATTTTGCaaatccaggatggaatttctggtcaaaaccaaagagagagagaccaaccTCATGATAACCTGGTGGCAAGGGCACTCACTTGAAATGTAGGAGACCCAAGTTCAGGTCCCTGCTCTACTGCATATTTGATTTATACCATGCTGAACAATTGCACCTGACGATATTGAGAAATACCTGGTCTGGCTGATTCagatcagggacttgaacctaggtTGTGCACATCACAGGTGAATGCCCTGTTCACAGGCTGTTGGCTAATCTGAGTGGAGGCAGAGGTTTCTCACTTTGTTGTTGTGGGACAGTTTTATGTGAGTGTTTGAAAGTTCTCAGTTTTGTCCTGATGTGGAATATGAAAATTTTTGAAATCCCGAAAAATGTCACGAGATATGAATAGCATTTCTTGGCTAGCTCTAATGAGGTTAGACTTATGTTAGTGGTTCCAGCTGGAGTGCAGGAGAGCTCTGGTGCTGTGTGGGTGCACagcctctggattctctctggaTTGTCTTTCCTACATGTCTCCTCCTCCTGTCCTCACAATTCTTTCCTCTTGGTTAAGGGATTCCACAGCTCTTCTCCATGGGGTTGTGCTGTGATTCAAACAGGTTTCCTCATCCCACCAGTATCCAGGTTCCAGCCTCATTCCATTAAACCTCCCTTGGTCTCATTCATTTCTTCCCTTTGGTGTAGGCCCCCATAGTCCTTCTCAGTCTCCCTTCTGTTTCTAGGTCACATCCCAGGGAACCTGAACTCTGACTTGTTGTTCCCCTGTAATTCTCCTCTCCAAGTGGCCTGCCCTCTGTCTCCTCATGGGAGCCAAATAACATCAAGGTTTTATCACGTTAAGGTGATAGCTACCTGATTAACACCTGGTCCTATTCCCCAGCTAGTCTACCGCTCCCTTGAAAACCTTTTTCCTTAAAGGGGTCATGTGATGGAATAAAGGGTGCCTGGCcttagctccccccccccactttttagAGGGGACAGACCACCCTGTTACAGTGTATCACTTCCAACAAGACCAcctaccacagtttgggaatccctgaTACAGGGTAAAACTCCagttgactttagtgggactaaGATTTAGCCTTAAATGCatatttaggtcctgatcctgcaagatacTCCACCCAGGTGGACCCTGCACCTatgcagagtcccactgaagtcactgggacacTGAAAAGACTCAGGAGTCTACCCACATGCATTtccttgcagaatcagggccctagTTTAACATTTTCATAGTGGAAAATCAGCCATTTAATATTAAACCCAACGTGACAGTAAAAGCCACCACAATCATCACCAAAGGCCAACTCCTCCCTTCATTTACACTGTGCAGCTTCCTGCCCTTCTCCTGGACcaggttctgatctcatttaccaAAGTCCCTGATCCAGagtgggaattaggaactgagtctcccacatcccaagtgagtgctctGAGCATTGGGATATAAGGTTAAAGGGGTGGAGGCACCACTAACACCATTTCCTCAATTTTGTGAATGGCTCCAAAGTCCACTCGTAAATCCAGCCCTTTGTTTCCAAATTTCCCTTgcctttatttaaaacaaaaaagcctgaaatctaaatgaaatgtttagttTGGGGCTGAGTTTTGTTCAATTCAGAATTAAAACTTTTCTGactttttgattcactgaaaattCCAACAAGTTTTGGTTTCGGGTTGACaccaaataatttatttttaaaatttttcagaactgccagcaacccaaaaaatcaGTTGTTCACACAACTCTGCTCCTGCATGGCTGAAGTATGAGGACTGCATAGTGAGCTCTGTGAGCTCTCCTAAATTGAACACAGTCCTATAATGACTGAATCTGAGTTTCGAGTCCCCGCTGTTCAAGTGGGCATGAAATTAGGCAAAATGATTCATCCCTGATTCTTAAATAGACCTCATACACTATGAAGTAGGTATAAACAGCACCAAGCACTATGGAATGATAAGAATACTCAAGTATTCTACAGATATATGATTATAAATCATTTTGGTTGAGCTAAAAAAAGCAAAGTTACCTGGGAAAATGAACGTTCCTCTTCTGCCATTGCCGGTTTCTTTGGCTTAGGTTTAGGAAGTGGGGGTGGCACATATTTCGGTTTGGGAGGAGGTTTCTCAACTGGTGGACGAGGCTTGGATTTAGGGAGTGGGGGCGGTACATATTTTGCTTTGGGTGGAGGTGCCTCTTCTACTGCCCTAGGCTTGGATTTagggagtgggggtggcacatattttggttttgaTGGAGGTTTCTCAAGTGGTGATTTTGACTTGGATTTATGAAGTGACTGTGGTCCATGTTTTGATTTTTGTGTAGATTCTTTTAATGTCTTCTCTCTTGTCTGTGACTTGGATTCATTTCCCTCCTCTGTCTTTTCCTCCTCTGTCTTTCCCTCCTCTAcattttctgaagctgtttgaGTCGACTCATCTATATTTCCAGGTGAAGAACCACATGGCTGGGAATCACCAGTAATGCCAGAGTCATCGGCCATGTTAAATAAAGGGGATCCGTCTTTCTTTGTTGTATTCAATAATTCTAGAATGGCCTGATT comes from Mauremys reevesii isolate NIE-2019 linkage group 18, ASM1616193v1, whole genome shotgun sequence and encodes:
- the CCDC116 gene encoding coiled-coil domain-containing protein 116 isoform X2, with translation MVGRYYSGYLADDEDLQGAQRDKSSNKPTVSQVRKTYDWKALLRPASPCGCHNPAVSPDVTAFSTFETDNKVEKKGKQGDPISNVHGAAQDFSNFVDFLVDMDALDSLQQTMEEAIRKIREVIMEDEEGLLDFKEDVSSSPESESLTISCRKQCFSSSHYSSTSSSEEDWKECFKSKAGDKMGSDTKLQNQCMLDKFVAQAPKKETRKRMEEVAGIVHTKSVTEKSADYYFRQEHFHIWAQLAKSSVGFHEQRATSDFFSKIKKKDKSQFEKDSSFDTKYIEKEITNVQKRPTPSDTALCYPGQQPFEPLDFLEENKLVSALQDIVNQAILELLNTTKKDGSPLFNMADDSGITGDSQPCGSSPGNIDESTQTASENVEEGKTEEEKTEEGNESKSQTREKTLKESTQKSKHGPQSLHKSKSKSPLEKPPSKPKYVPPPLPKSKPRAVEEAPPPKAKYVPPPLPKSKPRPPVEKPPPKPKYVPPPLPKPKPKKPAMAEEERSFSQSTGRFLSRHQFYGQILKTDLSGGHLKGKLYRRQEEIVDFLVENAAKHVLYKYNYEKSLSEKLGFISVPVTKVLLEIMFGFKKLKGSGIRLSSQIDWAEVYQQVNAKRPTKPQKLSSKSGDKKTAHSKPKMITGKVKLIEKPTEQNISSLPEITEIVPLKFPDDIPQSGEDLQGLDSVEALRQMSFSRKSIIPIDSQRKLSAVLLDTEGQNSIESSRQSLSSRRASITSESNRKSPTVLPDTEAQDSVEPLWEASSSRRTSITRESSRKSSTVLLDTEGQNSVEPLWQTSSSRRTSIMEGNNRKSLTILPDTEGQNSVESLRQSSFSQRTSITGDSSRKSSTVLPKI
- the CCDC116 gene encoding coiled-coil domain-containing protein 116 isoform X1; translated protein: MVGRYYSGYLADDEDLQGAQLQRDKSSNKPTVSQVRKTYDWKALLRPASPCGCHNPAVSPDVTAFSTFETDNKVEKKGKQGDPISNVHGAAQDFSNFVDFLVDMDALDSLQQTMEEAIRKIREVIMEDEEGLLDFKEDVSSSPESESLTISCRKQCFSSSHYSSTSSSEEDWKECFKSKAGDKMGSDTKLQNQCMLDKFVAQAPKKETRKRMEEVAGIVHTKSVTEKSADYYFRQEHFHIWAQLAKSSVGFHEQRATSDFFSKIKKKDKSQFEKDSSFDTKYIEKEITNVQKRPTPSDTALCYPGQQPFEPLDFLEENKLVSALQDIVNQAILELLNTTKKDGSPLFNMADDSGITGDSQPCGSSPGNIDESTQTASENVEEGKTEEEKTEEGNESKSQTREKTLKESTQKSKHGPQSLHKSKSKSPLEKPPSKPKYVPPPLPKSKPRAVEEAPPPKAKYVPPPLPKSKPRPPVEKPPPKPKYVPPPLPKPKPKKPAMAEEERSFSQSTGRFLSRHQFYGQILKTDLSGGHLKGKLYRRQEEIVDFLVENAAKHVLYKYNYEKSLSEKLGFISVPVTKVLLEIMFGFKKLKGSGIRLSSQIDWAEVYQQVNAKRPTKPQKLSSKSGDKKTAHSKPKMITGKVKLIEKPTEQNISSLPEITEIVPLKFPDDIPQSGEDLQGLDSVEALRQMSFSRKSIIPIDSQRKLSAVLLDTEGQNSIESSRQSLSSRRASITSESNRKSPTVLPDTEAQDSVEPLWEASSSRRTSITRESSRKSSTVLLDTEGQNSVEPLWQTSSSRRTSIMEGNNRKSLTILPDTEGQNSVESLRQSSFSQRTSITGDSSRKSSTVLPKI